A single Leptospira barantonii DNA region contains:
- a CDS encoding alpha/beta hydrolase, whose product MKTAKLALIKNAHRILFAPLLLLILFQCKTPTIEELLDQRLIKNYDQTETLNLYYATLRAQNTGAQNGCNDSYFLTTGTTELKTGYCITNVPANHEVGALPSGLGSRENYFQFLGHKPFETKDNFIEDLKKDPFDEVLLFVHGFNVKFEEAILRGGQIRYDLKFPGKVVIFTWPSGSEAGLINQVLLKGTYEKNLASARASRGEFKNFLKSLQGAGKKIHLIVHSMGHQVVLPALAEIGKESNKPLIQELILNAPDFDSGEFRLISDSLNKAAKRTTLYCSPGDSALQASASVNQGGRLGSCTVIPGFDVINVNPIDSSLISLGHGYYSSKPLLTDIYQILLGVKAEKRLFIRKSSGNENFVLRN is encoded by the coding sequence ATGAAAACCGCGAAACTCGCCCTTATCAAAAACGCGCACCGTATCCTTTTCGCCCCTTTACTTTTACTCATCCTTTTTCAATGCAAAACCCCGACCATCGAAGAACTACTCGATCAAAGACTGATCAAAAACTACGACCAAACCGAAACGCTCAACTTATACTACGCGACGCTCCGCGCACAAAACACGGGCGCACAAAACGGATGTAACGATTCTTACTTTCTAACGACGGGAACGACGGAACTCAAAACCGGATATTGTATCACGAACGTTCCGGCCAATCACGAGGTCGGAGCCCTTCCCTCAGGACTCGGAAGCAGGGAGAATTACTTTCAATTCTTAGGACACAAACCGTTTGAAACGAAGGACAACTTCATCGAGGACCTCAAAAAAGATCCGTTCGACGAGGTGCTCTTATTCGTGCACGGATTCAACGTAAAGTTCGAAGAAGCGATTCTTCGCGGAGGACAAATCCGATACGATCTTAAGTTTCCCGGAAAAGTCGTGATCTTTACTTGGCCTTCGGGAAGCGAAGCCGGACTGATCAACCAAGTGTTACTCAAGGGAACCTACGAAAAAAATCTCGCGTCCGCAAGAGCGTCCCGAGGAGAATTTAAGAATTTTCTAAAGTCCCTCCAAGGTGCTGGAAAGAAAATCCACCTCATCGTCCATTCGATGGGCCATCAAGTCGTATTACCCGCGTTAGCCGAAATCGGAAAAGAATCGAACAAACCTCTGATCCAAGAGTTGATTCTAAACGCGCCCGACTTCGATTCGGGAGAATTCAGACTGATCTCGGACTCGCTCAACAAAGCCGCCAAACGAACCACACTCTATTGTTCACCCGGAGACAGCGCGCTCCAAGCATCCGCGTCCGTAAATCAAGGAGGAAGACTCGGATCCTGCACGGTCATCCCCGGATTCGACGTGATCAACGTTAACCCCATCGATTCTTCCCTGATTTCACTCGGTCACGGATACTATTCTTCCAAGCCACTCCTAACGGACATCTATCAGATCTTACTCGGAGTCAAAGCGGAGAAACGTCTTTTCATCCGAAAATCGTCGGGCAATGAGAACTTCGTCCTCCGAAATTGA
- a CDS encoding bactofilin family protein, translating to MAIGKENNNSVIGPGSIFEGKFYIAGSLRIDGKFEGEIKTDDTLYIGETGKVRTNISAREVTVSGTMIGNIKAENEVRLEETGRLLGDIVAPALHLAKGVVAKGNITITGGQKKDVKKIVEESFGGTRTLDNGKDE from the coding sequence ATGGCCATCGGCAAGGAAAATAATAACAGCGTAATCGGTCCCGGGTCCATTTTTGAAGGGAAATTTTATATCGCAGGTTCTCTCCGCATCGACGGAAAATTCGAAGGAGAAATCAAAACCGACGACACACTTTATATCGGTGAAACCGGTAAGGTAAGAACCAATATTTCGGCTCGCGAAGTAACCGTTTCCGGAACCATGATCGGAAATATCAAAGCCGAGAACGAAGTTCGTCTGGAAGAAACCGGAAGACTTTTAGGAGACATCGTAGCCCCTGCCCTACATTTAGCGAAAGGTGTGGTAGCAAAAGGAAACATAACGATCACCGGCGGACAAAAGAAAGACGTTAAGAAAATCGTGGAAGAGTCTTTCGGTGGAACCCGTACTCTGGACAACGGAAAGGACGAATAA
- a CDS encoding peptidoglycan DD-metalloendopeptidase family protein yields the protein MIFKKPRQLNAGKELLRTDNFTLIYLGAFHFHYSFYFRGNLYHGNLDFRRKRFRLIPIFASLALFIAFLGFGMNPSNAMMDSSGHEITENDSEDLKAKSGDEKFLEESEKAKLTILMAKELKNPSEKKKQLKVTTYRVKRNETLAEIATRFKVSMESIAGSSNIKIDDTLYPGQILSIPNKSGLLYKMKTGDTVAKVASLYKVNLDEIMLENKLDDLDILRPGQKVFLPGAVIPDPAPKWVIPVASRIVTSNFGFRTFPRRKFHEGLDLKAFYEPIAAARNGKVIYAGWMGGYGNVVVIEHTDDFKTLYAHNSKLFVQRGDYVLAGKKIARSGSTGYSFGPHLHFEVIKNGQPVNPSKYLKGLTFRKGGPTH from the coding sequence ATGATCTTCAAAAAGCCCAGACAACTGAACGCGGGGAAGGAACTCCTAAGAACGGACAACTTCACCCTGATCTATCTGGGCGCCTTTCACTTTCATTATTCTTTTTACTTTAGAGGCAATCTGTATCACGGAAATCTCGATTTCCGCAGAAAAAGATTCCGCCTCATTCCTATCTTTGCTTCCCTCGCGCTTTTTATCGCATTCTTAGGTTTTGGAATGAATCCGAGTAACGCGATGATGGATTCTTCCGGACACGAGATTACGGAGAATGATTCCGAGGATCTCAAGGCAAAATCCGGCGACGAAAAGTTTTTGGAAGAATCGGAAAAGGCGAAACTTACGATTCTGATGGCCAAGGAACTCAAGAATCCTTCCGAAAAGAAGAAACAACTCAAAGTCACCACGTATCGCGTAAAAAGAAACGAAACGTTAGCCGAAATTGCGACCCGCTTTAAGGTTTCCATGGAATCCATCGCGGGTTCCTCCAATATCAAAATCGACGATACGCTCTATCCGGGACAAATATTAAGTATTCCTAATAAATCCGGTCTTCTCTATAAGATGAAAACGGGAGATACGGTCGCGAAGGTTGCGAGTCTTTACAAGGTCAACCTCGACGAGATCATGCTCGAAAACAAACTCGACGATCTCGATATTCTCAGACCGGGACAAAAAGTATTCTTACCGGGCGCGGTGATTCCCGATCCTGCTCCGAAATGGGTGATTCCGGTCGCGTCTCGAATCGTGACTTCCAATTTCGGTTTTAGAACCTTCCCAAGAAGAAAGTTCCACGAAGGTTTGGATCTAAAGGCGTTCTACGAACCGATCGCCGCCGCAAGAAACGGAAAAGTTATCTACGCGGGATGGATGGGCGGTTACGGAAACGTGGTCGTCATAGAACACACGGACGATTTCAAAACCTTATACGCGCACAATTCCAAGTTGTTCGTACAACGAGGCGATTACGTTTTAGCGGGAAAGAAAATCGCAAGATCCGGTTCCACCGGTTATTCTTTCGGTCCTCACCTTCACTTTGAAGTAATCAAGAACGGACAACCGGTCAATCCTTCCAAATATCTAAAAGGCCTTACGTTCCGTAAGGGCGGACCGACTCACTAG
- a CDS encoding tetratricopeptide repeat protein: protein MSFPTLIRSAIQRENQREFTKAFNLYKEALSFTNSPKTILKIRNRQAWCQYHIGNTRETLNLFHEIITQYPNEPGSYLYYSNYLIKVSNFKQAKKILSKGIDLYPDQLELYLTLASLLKDTDRSNEAIAVLKQALAQEKLSRGRGILRKDIWAELGHLYYQRGDYNSALVSLKTSMRMDSDENFLHYDMIAQCYLKVTDHKNALKFIDLYIQYFGESDSDILIIKARAHAQLGESHLACASLLQAYSMENGLKLNAEDMVDFAPLLQTGFFDTLENVEIEEP, encoded by the coding sequence GTGAGTTTCCCTACATTGATCAGATCTGCGATTCAGAGGGAGAATCAAAGAGAGTTCACCAAAGCTTTCAACCTCTATAAGGAAGCTCTTTCCTTTACCAACAGTCCGAAAACTATCTTAAAGATCCGTAATCGTCAAGCTTGGTGCCAATATCATATTGGGAACACGCGCGAAACCTTAAATCTGTTCCACGAAATCATAACTCAGTATCCGAACGAACCCGGAAGTTATCTGTATTATTCCAATTATCTCATCAAGGTTTCCAACTTCAAACAGGCTAAGAAAATTCTTTCCAAAGGAATCGATCTTTATCCGGATCAACTGGAACTTTATCTTACTTTGGCTTCCTTGTTGAAGGACACGGATCGTTCCAACGAGGCGATCGCGGTTTTAAAACAAGCCTTGGCGCAGGAAAAACTTTCGAGAGGGAGAGGGATTCTTCGCAAGGACATCTGGGCGGAACTCGGTCATCTTTATTATCAAAGAGGCGACTACAACTCAGCGTTGGTTTCTCTCAAGACTTCGATGCGTATGGACAGCGACGAGAATTTCCTGCACTACGATATGATCGCTCAGTGTTATCTCAAAGTCACGGATCATAAAAACGCTCTTAAGTTCATCGACTTATACATCCAATACTTCGGAGAATCGGATTCGGACATTCTCATCATCAAAGCGAGAGCGCACGCGCAACTCGGAGAAAGTCATCTCGCCTGCGCTTCCCTTTTACAGGCTTATTCGATGGAAAACGGTCTCAAGTTAAACGCCGAAGACATGGTGGATTTCGCTCCGCTTTTACAAACCGGTTTTTTTGATACATTAGAGAATGTTGAAATAGAAGAACCCTGA
- a CDS encoding DUF2167 domain-containing protein produces MKLNVSAVFLFLFSFALSAQANEDVTNIIKGLKYQTGKVILGEKLATLNVPSNFKYIDGKQSKLVLENVWGNPPGVEPLGMLFLKNQNPISDNFTYAISIDYSEEGYIKDDDAKDLDYSDLLDEMKSDMKESNEARKKDGYPSVELVGWASPPFYDEKAKKLHWAKTLKFEGSEVDTLNYNIRILGRKGVIILNVIADADKLPMVNEELDAIVNSTEFNEGNRYADFNPDLDTVAAYGIGGLIAGKVLAKAGLFALLLKFWKVIALAVLGGFGVLKKFIFREKETASTPPPSDDGPSA; encoded by the coding sequence ATGAAGTTGAATGTATCTGCGGTGTTTTTGTTTTTATTCTCGTTTGCGTTGTCCGCTCAGGCGAACGAAGACGTAACGAATATAATAAAAGGTCTTAAATACCAAACCGGCAAAGTGATCTTGGGGGAAAAACTCGCGACGTTAAACGTCCCTTCCAATTTCAAATATATAGACGGCAAACAAAGCAAACTCGTCTTGGAAAACGTATGGGGAAACCCTCCCGGCGTCGAACCGCTCGGAATGCTCTTTCTAAAAAATCAAAATCCGATCAGCGATAACTTTACGTATGCGATCAGCATCGATTATTCGGAAGAAGGTTATATCAAGGACGACGACGCGAAGGATCTGGATTATAGCGATCTTCTCGACGAGATGAAAAGCGATATGAAAGAATCCAACGAAGCCAGAAAGAAGGACGGTTATCCTTCCGTGGAACTCGTGGGCTGGGCCTCCCCTCCTTTTTACGACGAGAAAGCCAAAAAACTGCATTGGGCTAAAACCCTGAAGTTCGAAGGCTCCGAGGTAGATACATTAAATTATAATATTCGAATACTTGGTAGAAAGGGTGTGATCATTCTAAACGTAATCGCCGACGCGGACAAACTTCCGATGGTGAACGAAGAACTCGACGCGATCGTAAACTCCACCGAATTCAACGAAGGAAATCGTTATGCGGATTTTAATCCGGATTTGGATACGGTTGCGGCTTATGGAATCGGAGGTTTGATCGCCGGAAAAGTTTTGGCAAAGGCCGGTCTTTTCGCGCTTCTATTAAAGTTTTGGAAAGTGATCGCATTAGCCGTCTTAGGCGGCTTCGGTGTTTTGAAAAAATTCATCTTCCGAGAAAAGGAAACGGCATCGACTCCTCCGCCTTCGGACGATGGACCGAGCGCTTAA
- a CDS encoding histidine kinase dimerization/phosphoacceptor domain -containing protein: MNMLQKPKILVVEDEIIVAVNLGQKLKKLGYELVGITSSGEEAIQKAEENHPDLVLMDINIEGNLDGIETAEVLRNRFHTPVIYLTAYADENTLDRAKKTQPLGYIVKPFESDQLRSSIEVALYKNEIEQRSKQTEEKLKGALDQLGAGIVTTDENGFLLFMNPAAEKLIGCKYEDHLGKPIQEILFFKNGTGDSVGNVVEEVIKSRLPRENGNLFLVAKNGSSQEIQLQSSPILGTEEKLTGTFNILRTKEQHTTAGEKDTYLKEIHHRIKNNLTIISSIFSLRSGQTNGESTDVLRESQNRLRAVALLHEILYESKDLSSISFELYVKKLTDALFEIYQVNRDKVLLELNIKEAKVKAEIGMNLALIINELITNSLKHGLANSSSGSIRIQFTRDNEMLTLEVSDSGAGLPEESIRNRSSGSLGLSLVESLAKQIGGKVELLNQEGACVKLHFPAAVSI, from the coding sequence ATGAATATGCTTCAGAAACCCAAAATTTTGGTCGTTGAGGACGAGATCATCGTCGCAGTCAACCTAGGCCAAAAGCTCAAAAAGCTGGGTTATGAGCTTGTTGGAATCACTTCTTCGGGTGAAGAAGCGATCCAAAAAGCGGAAGAGAATCATCCGGACCTTGTCCTTATGGACATAAACATAGAAGGAAATCTGGATGGAATCGAAACCGCCGAGGTCCTTCGGAACCGCTTTCACACACCTGTTATCTATCTCACCGCTTACGCCGACGAAAACACCTTAGACAGAGCTAAAAAAACACAACCGTTAGGCTACATCGTAAAACCATTCGAGTCGGATCAACTTCGCTCTTCCATAGAAGTAGCGCTTTATAAAAACGAAATCGAACAACGCTCCAAACAAACCGAAGAAAAACTCAAGGGCGCGTTAGATCAGCTTGGGGCGGGAATTGTCACAACCGACGAAAATGGATTTCTTCTTTTTATGAATCCCGCGGCGGAAAAACTCATTGGTTGTAAATACGAGGATCATCTCGGAAAACCGATTCAAGAAATTCTATTTTTTAAGAATGGAACCGGAGACTCGGTCGGAAACGTGGTTGAAGAAGTTATCAAATCCAGACTTCCCCGCGAAAACGGAAATCTTTTCTTAGTCGCGAAAAACGGAAGTAGCCAAGAAATCCAATTGCAGAGCTCGCCGATCCTCGGAACGGAAGAAAAACTTACAGGAACGTTCAACATTCTCCGGACCAAAGAACAACATACGACCGCCGGCGAAAAAGACACTTACTTAAAAGAAATTCATCATAGAATCAAAAACAATCTTACGATCATCTCCTCGATCTTCAGTCTTAGATCGGGACAGACCAACGGAGAATCGACCGACGTCCTCCGTGAAAGTCAAAATCGTCTCCGAGCCGTTGCTCTGCTTCACGAGATTCTTTACGAGAGTAAGGATCTTTCCTCGATCAGCTTCGAGTTATATGTAAAAAAACTTACGGATGCGCTTTTTGAAATTTATCAAGTGAATCGGGATAAGGTTCTACTGGAACTGAATATCAAGGAAGCGAAGGTAAAGGCCGAGATAGGAATGAACCTTGCTTTGATCATCAACGAACTCATTACAAATTCCTTAAAACATGGTCTTGCAAATTCTTCTTCCGGATCGATTCGGATTCAATTCACGAGAGACAACGAAATGTTGACCCTGGAAGTTTCCGACAGCGGCGCCGGACTTCCCGAAGAATCGATCCGAAACAGAAGTTCCGGATCTCTCGGACTATCCCTTGTGGAATCCCTTGCAAAACAGATCGGCGGGAAAGTCGAACTTCTCAATCAGGAAGGCGCCTGCGTTAAACTGCATTTTCCTGCCGCCGTTTCCATCTAA
- a CDS encoding zinc dependent phospholipase C family protein — MAGKITHLEVLSQVCKHLDHGTAEQRKIAGLMRAESNRKFANIGAIAPDIFYFYHILSPRKTKKATIWGDMSHHNGVAELVLSFLDLILQTEEGIHRDRYIAFTLGYICHCAVDIITHPYIFYISGDFYNKDKKISSLAQYNHMRVENALDSWLLDYRWGMTPKEYDFVHHVDAIFKSDKKTWKMDPMLWHFWLRGLKSTFTEEFKKHYIGSEDKIIPGDLLNESFLGYLEFHSVLDSRSKWMRGALKLLDKITFHKVRSSVLMLPLKEHIDKRIMNEEHKKWNYPANPSIVREDSFVELINRSAQNGKDALTHAWNYLENKMTRSAFLKEYQGYNLDTGLRFQGVDSMKEFSPIEEV; from the coding sequence ATGGCTGGCAAAATCACTCATCTCGAAGTCCTTTCACAGGTTTGTAAACATCTGGATCACGGAACCGCCGAGCAAAGAAAAATCGCCGGCCTGATGCGCGCCGAATCCAACCGAAAGTTCGCGAACATCGGAGCGATCGCTCCCGATATATTTTATTTTTATCATATTCTTTCTCCTCGCAAAACGAAAAAGGCAACCATCTGGGGAGACATGAGTCATCACAACGGAGTTGCGGAACTCGTGTTGAGTTTTTTGGATCTGATTCTTCAGACCGAAGAAGGAATTCACAGAGATCGTTACATCGCGTTCACTCTCGGTTATATCTGTCACTGCGCCGTCGACATCATCACACATCCGTATATCTTCTACATCTCCGGAGATTTTTACAACAAGGACAAGAAGATCAGCAGTCTCGCTCAGTACAATCACATGAGAGTGGAGAACGCGCTCGATTCTTGGCTTCTCGATTACCGCTGGGGAATGACTCCGAAAGAATACGACTTCGTTCATCACGTGGACGCGATCTTCAAGTCGGATAAAAAAACGTGGAAGATGGATCCTATGCTCTGGCATTTTTGGCTCAGAGGTCTCAAGTCCACGTTCACTGAAGAATTCAAAAAACATTATATAGGCTCCGAGGATAAGATCATTCCCGGAGATTTGTTAAACGAATCCTTCTTGGGTTATCTTGAATTTCACAGCGTTCTCGATTCGAGAAGCAAGTGGATGCGCGGCGCGTTGAAACTTCTGGACAAAATAACCTTTCACAAGGTGCGTTCATCCGTTCTTATGCTTCCTCTCAAGGAACATATCGACAAAAGAATCATGAACGAAGAACACAAGAAGTGGAACTATCCCGCGAACCCTTCGATCGTTCGCGAAGATTCTTTCGTGGAACTCATCAATCGTTCCGCGCAGAACGGAAAGGACGCGTTGACACACGCTTGGAATTATCTGGAAAACAAAATGACCCGATCGGCGTTCTTAAAGGAATACCAGGGATACAATTTGGATACGGGGCTCCGCTTTCAGGGAGTCGACAGCATGAAAGAATTTTCACCGATAGAAGAAGTTTAA
- a CDS encoding crotonase/enoyl-CoA hydratase family protein, whose protein sequence is MKTHFEFFEIVVRPEDKTAILYLNRPDKRNAMNWPFWRDLPDAVEEINANPNIHAFVVAARGKSFSTGLDLDSFFKEFGNTVQAPLGGDRRKFFDLILRMQKGINAVYDSPKPSIAAVQKHCIGGGLDLISACDIRYATVDASISLREAKVAIVADMGSINRLPAIIGQGHTRELALTGKDIDGIEAERIGLVTKVFQTEEEMMSVALATAKEIAENPKIVVSGVKDVMRYSEGKPMDAGLNYVALWNSSFLDSADFRGALQSFKERKRPVYNQN, encoded by the coding sequence ATGAAAACCCATTTTGAATTTTTTGAAATCGTCGTAAGACCAGAAGACAAAACCGCCATTCTTTATCTCAACCGCCCCGACAAAAGAAACGCCATGAACTGGCCTTTCTGGCGGGATCTCCCGGACGCCGTCGAGGAAATCAACGCAAACCCGAACATTCACGCATTCGTCGTGGCCGCGAGAGGAAAATCATTCTCCACAGGTCTGGACTTGGATTCTTTTTTTAAGGAATTCGGAAACACTGTCCAAGCGCCTCTTGGAGGAGATCGCAGAAAATTTTTCGATCTCATTCTTAGAATGCAAAAAGGAATCAACGCGGTTTATGATTCTCCAAAACCTTCTATTGCCGCGGTTCAAAAACATTGTATCGGAGGCGGTCTCGATTTGATCTCCGCTTGCGATATCCGTTATGCGACAGTGGACGCTTCGATTTCTCTTCGTGAAGCGAAGGTCGCGATCGTCGCGGACATGGGTTCGATCAACAGACTTCCCGCAATCATAGGACAAGGTCATACGAGAGAATTGGCTTTAACCGGGAAAGACATAGACGGAATTGAAGCGGAAAGAATCGGTCTTGTTACTAAGGTTTTTCAAACCGAAGAAGAAATGATGAGCGTCGCTCTTGCCACCGCAAAAGAAATCGCGGAGAATCCAAAGATCGTCGTTTCCGGAGTTAAGGATGTGATGCGTTATTCGGAAGGAAAACCGATGGACGCGGGTTTGAATTACGTCGCTCTTTGGAATTCGAGCTTCTTAGATTCTGCGGATTTTAGAGGAGCGTTGCAATCCTTCAAGGAGCGCAAACGCCCCGTCTACAATCAAAACTGA
- a CDS encoding penicillin-binding protein 1A, with the protein MKHEPVSYLFRFFVIHFRDKILQRILNSPDPLKQLTKVCAGLLFLNGFLFVFSVKDLWRVPDSNQYEKPSVLYGLNDKNEYEPIAEFYRFSRVVLNIKELPPEEDGKPNKLIRSFVSTEDNNFYSHWGLDLRGIFRAFMVNILAGRIKEGASTITQQVARLKFLNTERSFLRKAREAWLALLLEAVFDKDTLMEIYLNEIPLGHGTIGVGAAARFYFRKDVKELTWGESALLASLTTRPTEFSPLVNPNSSSAKVRVVFKKFVENGILDVKTAEREYEAFSEYYITLNRSPNDSAFGDRLNRFPYFTEYVRKNLSRYIPKTTLYSGGLKIYSTLNIQHQTQAEKALYAGLKNQTKESNQRTFTKIDAFDDAYGEIYDMLAMIHDVPEFKFKISRSVRTFSRAWQEDLRDELGALNLLSGTESLGEAIEWSYRSQQTEDFLLPVEGALISIRPDSGYITAMVGGSGFRSDNQQIRAFQAYRQPGSAFKPLVYAAAMEYYNQHPDPKKNVTAASLFSDSPLQYVLEDGDEWNPSNYTGEYSGFIKLREALELSRNSVAVRVLEHTGISNLMPNLEKILQIENRSIPRNYSISLGTFEVSPFELARSYAVIASGGKQVFPLSVLYVEDGSGNVVKDFREDASKQEKKQILSPEVCFILTSMMEDVIKKGTGTGASSYGLSRPAAGKTGTTNNFRDAWFAGYTSDLVSVVWLGYDTGTLSMGKGMSGGVVAAPIWGRFMSNALSREKSKSFNFGETGVVRKKICSISGKLPGSHCNQTEEEYFTKNTVPKEVCDDHRGAGFVSEPEPEHHSSHTTKVKKKQKTNIFQGDDDLIR; encoded by the coding sequence ATGAAACACGAACCAGTCAGTTATCTTTTCCGATTTTTTGTGATCCATTTCAGGGACAAAATTCTACAGAGAATTTTAAACTCTCCCGATCCGTTGAAACAATTGACCAAGGTCTGCGCGGGACTTTTGTTTTTGAACGGATTCTTGTTCGTATTCTCCGTAAAAGATTTATGGAGAGTTCCCGATTCGAATCAATACGAAAAACCTTCGGTTCTTTACGGACTCAACGATAAGAACGAATACGAACCGATCGCGGAATTCTATCGATTCTCCCGTGTCGTATTAAATATAAAAGAACTTCCACCCGAAGAGGACGGCAAACCGAACAAGTTGATTCGTAGTTTTGTTTCCACCGAGGACAATAATTTTTATTCTCATTGGGGACTGGATCTTCGAGGAATCTTTCGCGCGTTTATGGTCAACATTCTCGCGGGAAGAATCAAGGAAGGAGCTTCCACGATCACACAACAGGTCGCAAGACTTAAGTTCTTAAACACGGAACGATCTTTTTTAAGAAAAGCAAGAGAGGCTTGGCTTGCGCTTCTCCTCGAAGCCGTGTTCGACAAGGACACACTCATGGAAATTTATCTCAACGAAATCCCTCTCGGACACGGAACGATCGGAGTCGGAGCCGCCGCGAGATTTTATTTCCGCAAGGACGTAAAGGAACTTACTTGGGGAGAATCGGCCCTTCTCGCGAGTTTAACAACGAGACCGACGGAATTTTCACCCTTGGTGAATCCGAATTCTTCCAGCGCAAAGGTCCGAGTCGTTTTTAAGAAGTTTGTGGAAAACGGGATCTTGGACGTAAAAACCGCCGAGCGCGAATACGAAGCGTTTTCCGAATATTACATAACTCTAAACCGTTCTCCGAACGATTCCGCGTTCGGGGATCGTCTCAATCGTTTTCCGTATTTCACGGAATATGTTCGTAAGAATTTATCCCGTTATATTCCGAAGACGACTTTGTACAGCGGCGGTCTGAAGATTTATTCCACGCTCAACATTCAACACCAAACACAAGCCGAAAAGGCTTTGTATGCGGGTCTTAAAAATCAAACGAAAGAATCCAATCAAAGAACGTTCACGAAGATCGACGCGTTCGACGACGCATATGGAGAAATCTACGATATGCTCGCGATGATCCACGACGTTCCCGAGTTTAAGTTTAAAATTTCAAGATCGGTTCGCACATTCAGTCGCGCATGGCAGGAAGATTTAAGAGACGAACTCGGCGCACTCAACTTGTTAAGCGGAACCGAATCTCTCGGAGAAGCCATCGAGTGGAGTTACAGAAGTCAACAAACCGAAGACTTTCTTCTTCCCGTGGAAGGCGCTTTGATTTCGATTCGTCCCGATAGCGGTTATATCACCGCGATGGTAGGCGGTTCCGGATTTCGATCGGACAATCAACAGATCCGAGCGTTTCAAGCGTATAGACAACCGGGTTCCGCGTTCAAACCTCTCGTCTACGCGGCGGCGATGGAATACTACAATCAACATCCCGATCCGAAGAAGAACGTAACCGCGGCTTCGTTGTTCTCCGATTCTCCACTTCAATACGTATTAGAAGACGGTGATGAATGGAATCCATCCAATTACACGGGAGAATATTCAGGATTTATAAAGTTGCGCGAAGCCCTCGAACTTTCCAGAAACAGCGTCGCGGTGCGAGTTCTTGAACACACCGGGATCAGCAACCTGATGCCGAACTTGGAAAAAATTCTCCAGATAGAAAACAGATCCATTCCTAGAAACTATTCCATCTCGCTGGGAACCTTCGAGGTTTCTCCGTTCGAACTCGCGAGGTCTTACGCGGTGATCGCGTCGGGTGGAAAACAAGTTTTTCCTTTGAGCGTTCTTTATGTGGAAGACGGAAGCGGCAACGTCGTCAAAGACTTTCGAGAAGACGCGAGCAAACAAGAGAAGAAACAAATTCTTTCTCCGGAAGTTTGTTTTATTCTTACTTCGATGATGGAAGACGTGATCAAAAAAGGAACGGGAACCGGAGCTTCTTCATACGGACTCAGCAGACCCGCCGCGGGTAAAACCGGAACGACGAATAACTTTCGGGACGCTTGGTTTGCGGGTTATACTTCCGATCTTGTAAGCGTCGTTTGGCTCGGTTACGATACGGGAACTCTTTCGATGGGAAAAGGAATGTCGGGCGGGGTTGTAGCCGCGCCGATCTGGGGAAGATTTATGTCCAACGCGCTTTCCAGAGAAAAGTCCAAGTCGTTTAACTTCGGAGAAACCGGTGTGGTCCGCAAAAAGATCTGTTCCATCTCCGGAAAGTTACCGGGTTCTCATTGCAATCAAACCGAAGAAGAATACTTCACCAAGAACACGGTTCCCAAAGAAGTTTGCGACGATCATAGAGGAGCGGGATTCGTATCGGAACCCGAACCGGAACACCATTCTTCCCATACGACCAAAGTTAAAAAGAAGCAGAAAACCAATATTTTCCAGGGCGACGATGATTTGATTCGGTAA